In the genome of Populus alba chromosome 11, ASM523922v2, whole genome shotgun sequence, one region contains:
- the LOC118061397 gene encoding disease resistance protein RPV1-like: MNTSAYWCAVDLELSTLILQLLFFLFRSLKSLIFARIEYMAAGNYQESYSSRFSNCKYQVFLSFRGADTRKNFTDHLYKALIQAGIHTFRDDDEIRRGENIDFELQKAIQQSKISIIVFSKDYASSRWCLDELVMIMERKRNDDCIVLPVFYDVDPSQVGRQTGSFAAAFVGHEKSFNEEMERVSGWRIALKEVADLAGMVLGDGYEAQFVQSIMEKVSKNLDKKMFYVPLHFIGRDPLVNYINSWLQDGSHDAVISLLYGIGGVGKTAIAKSVFNQNYYKFEGKSFLSNFRSKDIVCLQRQLLFDILNKIDEINDEDEGILKIKDALCCRRTLIVLDDVDKRDQFNKIIGMQNWLCKGSKIIVTTRNKGLFSANDIEWFKCKVEPLDIEKSLELFSWNAFGQADPVGGFEEDSLRIVHHCNGLPLALRVTGSSLSGKGGDIWESALQQMEVIPNFEVQKILRISYDFLDGDYLKNLFLDIACFFNGMDYNDAVRILDGLNKCARFGIDSLIDRCLVEINIHQRLWMHQLVRDMGREIARHESPKCQRIWRHENAFIVLKGTTDAKKLRGLTIDMHALMEDNYAEAVCTDSVVHRKHRRLDFFQQWLSDFSDGEKLQTGQISLFSILSTDAFRKMPDVKFLQLNYTNFRGSFEHFPKNLIWLCWHGLSLKSIPNQVCLEKLVVLDLSRSCLVDAWKGKPFLPKLKILDLRHSLNLIRTPDCLGLPALEKLILEDCIRLVQIHESIGDLRRLLILNLKNCISLMKLPEEMSRLNSLQELVLGGCSNLDSLNMELEHHQGRSFPQGDGIVANIVLVVQITFIAGKFNVVVSVFDEDEELRGFHEEEEEDKWLIQNEFVDNFSFKIFSPLSAHRICGFNMFTRFCMTSGYSGSSHIYLEIRNNTSGRSLRCQACVYPIIDERGVREFQLLSHRKLGVGDPTFDNGDDVSISVLPLGPAFQIKMVGVRWLHEGKDDNDIQSKDEVINAHNSSDDDDDAAHVTKVQIASHLLRNYYCAFRTEFNDGDFAWWFYAKNGLEVGLI, encoded by the exons atgaatacTTCAGCTTATTGGTGTGCTGTCGATCTTGAACTATCGACATTAATCCtgcaactccttttttttttgttcagatcTTTGAAAAGTCTTATCTTTGCTAGAATCGAATATATGGCTGCTGGGAATTATCAAGAATCCTACTCTTCCAGGTTTTCTAATTGTAAATATCAAGTGTTCTTGAGCTTTAGAGGTGCAGACACCCGCAAGAACTTTACCGATCACCTCTACAAGGCCCTAATTCAAGCAGGGATTCACACAtttagagatgatgatgaaattcgGAGAGGAGAGAATATAGATTTCGAGCTCCAGAAGGCAATACAACAATCAAAAATATCGATAATCGTGTTCTCCAAAGACTATGCTTCCTCGAGATGGTGCCTCGATGAACTTGTAATGATCATGGAACGGAAGAGGAATGATGACTGCATAGTTTTGCCAGTGTTCTATGATGTGGATCCATCACAAGTCGGACGTCAAACAGGGAGCTTCGCTGCAGCATTTGTGGGACATGAAAAGAGCTTCAACGAGGAGATGGAGCGGGTGAGTGGGTGGAGGATTGCTTTGAAAGAAGTTGCAGATTTAGCTGGAATGGTTTTAGGAGATGG GTACGAGGCACAGTTTGTCCAATCTATTATGGAGAAGGTCTCAAagaatttggataaaaaaatgttttatgtcccccttcatttcattggaagagatccTCTAGTGAATTATATCAACTCATGGTTGCAAGATGGGTCCCATGATGCTGTCATTTCTTTACTCTATGGAATTGGTGGAGTTGGAAAGACAGCCATAGCTAAGAGTGTTTTTAACCAGAACtattataaatttgaaggaaagagttttctatcaaattttaggTCAAAGGATATAGTTTGCCTACAGAGGCAACTTCTTTTCGACATCCTAAACAAGATTGATGAGataaatgatgaagatgaaggaatTCTGAAGATTAAGGATGCATTATGTTGCAGAAGAACTCTTATTGTTCTCGATGATGTGGACAAAAGGGaccaattcaataaaatcattggcatgcaaaATTGGCTTTGTAAGGgaagtaaaatcattgtaacAACCAGAAATAAGGGTCTGTTTTCAGCTAATGATATTGAGTGGTTCAAGTGCAAAGTTGAACCGCTAGATATTGAAAAATCACTTGAGCTTTTCAGTTGGAATGCCTTTGGACAAGCTGACCCTGTTGGTGGTTTTGAAGAAGACTCTTTGAGAATAGTACATCATTGTAATGGACTTCCATTAGCTCTTCGAGTTACTGGCTCTTCATTGTCCGGAAAAGGAGGAGACATATGGGAAAGCGCATTACAACAAATGGAAGTGATTCctaattttgaagttcaaaagaTTCTTCGAATAAGTTACGACTTTCTTGATGGTGATTATCTGAAGAACTTATTCCTTGATATCGCATGTTTCTTCAATGGAATGGATTACAATGATGCAGTTAGGATACTGGATGGGCTCAATAAATGTGCAAGATTTGGAATTGACAGTCTCATCGATAGATGTCTTGTTGAAATCAACATTCATCAAAGGTTGTGGATGCATCAACTTGTAAGAGATATGGGAAGGGAAATCGCTCGTCATGAATCAcccaaatgtcaaagaatatggcGCCACGAGAATgcttttatagttttgaaaggAACTACT gATGCTAAAAAATTACGTGGCCTTACCattgatatgcatgcattaatGGAAGATAATTATGCAGAAGCTGTTTGTACTGATTCAGTGGTTCACCGCAAGCACCGCAGGCTTGACTTCTTTCAGCAATGGCTTTCTGACTTTTCCGATGGGGAAAAATTACAAACTGGCCAAATAAGTTTGTTTTCCATCCTCAGCACGGATGCTTTTAGAAAGATGCCAGATGTAAAATTTCTCCAGCTAAACTACACTAATTTTCGTGGAAGTTTTGAGCACTTCCCTAAGAATTTGATATGGTTATGTtggcatggattgtctttgaaatcCATACCAAATCAGGTATGCTTGGAGAAGCTGGTGGTTCTTGATCTATCCAGAAGTTGTCTAGTTGATGCTTGGAAAGGCAAACCG tttcttccaaaattaaaaattcttgatCTCCGTCACTCTCTTAATCTCATTAGAACCCCAGATTGCTTGGGTCTCCCAGCCCttgaaaagctaatacttgaAGACTGCATCCGTTTGGTTCAAATTCACGAATCTATTGGTGATTTACGAAGATTGTTGatcttaaatctaaaaaattgtaTAAGTCTTATGAAGCTTCCAGAAGAAATGAGTAGATTGAATTCGCTTCAAGAGCTGGTTTTAGGTGGTTGCTCAAATCTTGACAGCCTGAATATGGAGTTAGAGCATCATCAGGGGCGCAGCTTTCCTCAAGGCGATGGAATTGTTGCAA ACATTGTTTTGGTGGTACAGATAACATTTATAGCTGGCAAATTCAACGTTGTCGTATCTGTATTTGATGAAGATGAGGAGTTAAGGGGGTTTcatgaggaggaggaagaggataAATGGCTAATTCAGAATGAGTTTGTAGAtaacttttcattcaaaatattcTCGCCTCTTTCTGCGCACCGGATATGTGGCTTTAATATGTTCACAAGGTTTTGTATGACGTCAGGGTACAGTGGCTCTAGTCATATTTATCTTGAAATCAGAAACAATACCAGTGGTCGATCCTTGCGTTGTCAAGCCTGTGTCTACCCTATAATTGACGAGCGTGGTGTTCGTGAATTCCAATTGCTAAGCCACCGGAAATTAGGGGTCGGTGATCCTACATTTGATAATGGTGATGACGTGAGTATTTCAGTGCTTCCACTTGGTCCAGCTTTCCAAATAAAGATGGTTGGTGTCCGATGGTTGCATGAAGGAAAGGATGATAATGATATCCAATCAAAGGATGAAGTTATCAATGCCCACAACAGtagcgatgatgatgatgatgcagcACACGTAACCAAAGTACAAATAGCTTCTCATCTtcttagaaattattattgtgcTTTCCGTACTGAATTCAATGATGGCGATTTCGCTTGGTGGTTTTATGCAAAGAATGGTCTTGAAGTTGGATTAATTTag